The proteins below are encoded in one region of Apium graveolens cultivar Ventura chromosome 4, ASM990537v1, whole genome shotgun sequence:
- the LOC141720858 gene encoding thioredoxin-like protein CDSP32, chloroplastic — protein sequence MATFTTFLSKPPTNLLYSSPTRITPLQLQHSLNISLFTKFRNQSFTKAHKQPLFITSAVVSPKEKDVSNTDERVKQIHSIDDFDEALRAAKDKLVVVEYAASTSYHSRKIYPFMVDLSRTCNDVEFLLVMGDENEKTKELCKREKIEKVPHFSFYKSMEIIHEEEGIGPDELVGDVLYYGDNHSAVVQLHSREDVEKLIEDHKVDHQLIVLDVGLKHCGPCVKVYPTVLKLSRQMVDTVVFARMNGDENDSCMQFLKDMNVIEVPTFLFIRDGEICGRYVGSGKGELIGEILRYQGVRVTY from the coding sequence ATGGCAACTTTTACAACCTTCCTATCTAAGCCTCCTACAAATCTTTTATACTCCTCTCCCACCAGAATCACCCCTTTACAGCTCCAACACAGCCTCAATATATCTCTGTTTACTAAATTTAGAAATCAGTCTTTTACAAAAGCACACAAACAACCGCTCTTTATTACAAGTGCTGTTGTGTCACCCAAGGAAAAAGATGTATCAAATACTGATGAAAGAGTTAAGCAAATACACAGCATCGATGATTTCGATGAAGCTCTTCGAGCAGCCAAAGACAAGCTAGTTGTGGTTGAATATGCAGCTAGTACAAGCTACCACAGCCGTAAAATCTACCCTTTTATGGTTGATTTGAGCCGGACATGCAACGACGTCGAGTTTTTACTAGTCATGGGAGATGAAAATGAGAAGACTAAGGAGCTTTGCAAGAGGGAGAAAATTGAGAAAGTTCCACACTTTAGTTTTTACAAGAGTATGGAGATTATTCATGAGGAAGAAGGGATTGGACCCGATGAGCTGGTGGGAGACGTGTTGTATTATGGTGATAACCATTCAGCTGTCGTGCAACTTCACTCTAGAGAAGATGTGGAGAAACTGATTGAAGATCACAAGGTTGATCATCAACTGATTGTTCTTGATGTAGGGTTGAAGCATTGTGGACCGTGTGTTAAGGTTTATCCAACGGTGTTGAAGTTGTCGAGACAAATGGTTGATACGGTTGTGTTTGCGAGAATGAATGGAGATGAGAATGATAGTTGCATGCAGTTTTTGAAGGATATGAATGTGATTGAGGTGCCTACTTTTTTGTTCATTAGAGATGGTGAGATTTGTGGGAGATATGTTGGTTCTGGTAAAGGTGAGCTTATCGGAGAAATTCTTAGATACCAAGGAGTTCGCGTCACTTATTAG